From one Bos javanicus breed banteng chromosome 15, ARS-OSU_banteng_1.0, whole genome shotgun sequence genomic stretch:
- the LOC133261510 gene encoding olfactory receptor 5B12-like, with protein MENLSEVTEFLLVGLTDALEMQVPLFTVFALIYLTTLVGNLGMIVLILLDSRLHTPMYFFLGNLSLVDCVYASSVTPKVMAGILTGDKIISYDACATQMFFFAAFATVESFLLASMAFDRQAAVCKPLHYTTTVTRAMCALLATSSYVCGLLQSSVHVALTFHLSFCHSNVVNHFFCDIPPLLALSCSDIYTNEIVLFTLAAFNTLFALLVILGSYLFIFTAILRMRSSEGRQKAFSTCASHLTTVSIFYGAIIFMYLQPSSSHSMGTDKTASVFYAMVIPMLNPLVYSLRNKEVKSAFKRVVGKAVFSRLSLLIRNRMQTM; from the coding sequence ATGGAGAACCTTTCAGAGGTGACTGAATTCCTTCTCGTGGGGTTAACAGATGCTCTAGAGATGCAGGTCCCTCTGTTTACAGTCTTCGCTCTCATCTACCTCACTACTCTGGTTGGGAACCTTGGGATGATCGTGTTGATTCTGTTGGACTCTCGACTTCACAcgcccatgtactttttcctcggTAACCTCTCCCTAGTGGACTGTGTGTATGCCTCCTCTGTTACTCCTAAAGTAATGGCGGGGATTCTCACAGGAGACAAGATTATATCCTACGATGCATGTGCTACCCAGATGTTCTTCTTTGCAGCCTTTGCCACTGTTGAAAgtttcctcctggcctcaatgGCCTTTGACCGCCAGGCGGCCGTGTGCAAACCCCTGCATTACACCACCACCGTGACGAGAGCTATGTGTGCCTTGCTGGCCACCAGCTCCTATGTTTGTGGACTCTTACAATCTTCCGTCCATGTTGCCCTCACTTTCCACCTCTCCTTCTGCCATTCCAACGTGGTTAATCACTTTTTCTGTGACATTCCCCCACTGCTGGCTCTCTCTTGCTCTGATATCTACACAAACGAGATTGTGCTCTTCACACTGGCAGCGTTCAACACCTTGTTCGCTCTTTTGGTTATCTTGGGCTCGTACCTCTTCATCTTTACTGCTATCCTGAGGATGCGCTCTTCTGAAGGACGCCAgaaggccttctccacctgtgcttCCCACCTCACCACTGTCTCCATCTTCTATGGGGCAATCATCTTCATGTACTTACAGCCCAGCTCCAGCCACTCCATGGGCACAGACAAAACGGCGTCCGTGTTCTATGCCATGGTCATCCCCATGCTGAATCCACTGgtctacagcctgaggaacaagGAGGTCAAGAGTGCCTTTAAAAGGGTGGTTGGAAAAGCAGTCTTCTCTAGGCTTAGCTTACTAATTAGAAATCGCATGCAAACCATGTGA